The Deinococcus koreensis genome window below encodes:
- a CDS encoding SDR family oxidoreductase, with amino-acid sequence MNLSVIGAAGGVGRRVVAQASAAGHRVRGLVRTEEQAEMLRLHGAEPVLGDLTGDWQDVLDGADAVVWAAGAGVAGHAQAIDGDALIRVADTLPVRGPRRLVVVSSMGVDRPNQMPPFLAGVLRIKAGSDAHVQASALDWTIVRPGGLSDTPGSGRVRVAAQLPGGMIPRDDVAAVVLACLDDPRTVGRVFEVVSGEQSITDALGGLPL; translated from the coding sequence ATGAATCTCAGCGTGATCGGGGCGGCGGGCGGCGTGGGGCGACGGGTCGTGGCCCAGGCCAGTGCGGCAGGACACAGGGTACGTGGTCTGGTACGAACCGAGGAACAGGCCGAGATGCTGCGCCTGCACGGGGCCGAGCCGGTGCTGGGTGACCTGACCGGCGACTGGCAGGACGTGCTGGACGGCGCCGACGCGGTTGTCTGGGCCGCCGGCGCCGGCGTGGCGGGCCACGCCCAGGCCATCGACGGCGACGCGCTGATCCGTGTGGCCGACACCCTGCCCGTGCGCGGCCCGCGCCGGCTGGTGGTCGTGAGTTCGATGGGCGTGGATCGCCCGAATCAGATGCCGCCCTTCCTGGCGGGCGTCCTGCGGATCAAGGCGGGGTCGGACGCGCACGTGCAGGCCAGCGCCCTGGACTGGACGATCGTGCGCCCCGGCGGCCTGAGCGACACGCCGGGCAGCGGCCGGGTGCGGGTGGCCGCGCAGCTTCCGGGCGGCATGATCCCGCGGGACGACGTGGCGGCGGTGGTGCTCGCCTGCCTGGACGACCCCCGCACGGTCGGCCGGGTCTTCGAGGTGGTCTCCGGCGAGCAGAGCATCACCGACGCGCTGGGGGGCCTGCCGCTCTGA
- a CDS encoding lysophospholipid acyltransferase family protein, translated as MSDAMRPESPQAPPTTPALPADVPAPVVNPLMYRFVVAVTYLPVLLSGMRLDVEGQEHMPPPGTPLVVASNHVSGLDPFLVARALPPGRHLQFMAKKELFLPLIGWIIRTGGSFPVDRSGNDVGAVRTALRILKNQGTVGIFPEGTRGGHELQGGVALIAAKGRAPILPAGISRQGRRWLVRFGPAISPRGGIKAVTAELGSELERLAQPGA; from the coding sequence ATGAGCGACGCCATGCGTCCCGAGTCTCCACAGGCCCCGCCGACCACGCCGGCACTGCCGGCCGACGTGCCGGCGCCGGTCGTGAACCCGCTGATGTACCGCTTCGTGGTGGCCGTGACCTACCTGCCGGTGCTCCTGTCGGGCATGCGGCTGGACGTGGAGGGCCAGGAACACATGCCGCCGCCGGGCACGCCGCTGGTGGTGGCCTCCAACCATGTCAGCGGGCTCGACCCCTTCCTGGTGGCGCGCGCCCTGCCGCCGGGGAGACACCTGCAGTTCATGGCGAAAAAGGAGCTGTTCCTGCCGCTGATCGGCTGGATCATCCGTACCGGCGGTTCCTTCCCGGTCGACCGCTCCGGCAACGATGTCGGCGCGGTTCGCACCGCCCTGCGGATCTTGAAGAACCAGGGCACGGTGGGCATCTTCCCCGAGGGCACACGCGGTGGCCACGAGCTGCAGGGCGGGGTCGCGCTGATCGCCGCCAAGGGCCGCGCGCCGATCCTGCCCGCCGGAATCAGCCGGCAGGGACGGCGCTGGCTGGTGCGCTTCGGCCCGGCTATTTCTCCCAGAGGCGGGATCAAGGCGGTCACGGCCGAGCTGGGCAGCGAACTGGAACGGCTGGCGCAGCCGGGGGCGTAG
- the xseB gene encoding exodeoxyribonuclease VII small subunit, which translates to MSSDAALSYREAYATLSRIAAELESGEADLDRVLPLLEEARVAYAGCRDRLEAVRAVLAGTWADEGSDDEADADEYDEDES; encoded by the coding sequence GTGAGTTCAGACGCCGCCCTCTCCTACCGCGAGGCCTACGCCACCCTGTCGCGCATCGCGGCCGAGCTGGAAAGCGGCGAGGCCGACCTCGACCGCGTGCTGCCGCTGCTGGAGGAAGCGCGGGTCGCCTACGCCGGGTGCCGCGACCGCCTGGAAGCGGTGCGCGCCGTGCTGGCCGGCACCTGGGCCGACGAGGGTTCAGACGACGAGGCAGATGCAGACGAGTACGACGAGGATGAAAGCTGA